The following nucleotide sequence is from Novipirellula artificiosorum.
AATGAAATGACGAAAATCGGGTAGCTCCAAATCGGAAAAGGACCGTGGCCGCGACTACCAGATTGGCCAAACGCGCCGATCGCTGTGAACCAGCCGTGGGGCCGCGACTTGGTACAGATCGGTTAAGAGATCGGCAGTCAGTAAGTCAGACGTCTTGCCTGCGGCAACAACGCGACCATCGGCCATTGCCAAAGTGTTGGCGAACGACGGCATGATTTCCTCGACGTGGTGCGTGACGAGCACCAAACTAATGTCGTCCGATTGCTGAGCAAGCTGTTCAAGGGTGGCAAGCAGCTTTTCCCGAGCGCCGGGGTCGAGTCCGCTACACGGTTCGTCGAGAAAGATTACCAAGGGTTTGGCCATCCGAGCCCGAGCAATGAGCACCTTTTGCTTTTCGCCCTGTGAGAGCGTAGCGAAGGCCTGCGTTGCCAGGCCATCGGCATCCAAGGCGGCGAGCTGGCCGTGGGCTTCATCGATCAGGTGGGGCTGCAGTTCGTCACGCAGCAATCTCCGCCGCAGCCCGATCTGCGCGAAACGACCGCTCAAGACCGTGTCGAGCGCAGGCTCATCACGAGGTATTCTAGCCTGCATATCGAGCGTGACCCAACCGATGCTCTTCCGCAACTCACTCAAATCGACGAACGGGCATCCCAAGCGTGTGACCTCACCGCCAGCATTGGACCAGAGGTACCCACACGCGATTCGCAGCAGCGTGGTCTTGCCCGCACCGTTCGCTCCAAGGATCGCCCAGTGCTGTCCCGCACGCACCTGCCAACTCACCCGGTCCAAAATGAACCGCTCTCCAACACGGTAGCTAACTTCTGAGAGTTCTAGGATCGACATCAGGGGGTTCCGGTAGAACATAATTCTTTGCCTCTCCCACGGAATTGGTGGGTAGCGGTTTGCCATCTTCATGCTGATTCCCGGTTTTATCAAGGCATTTCAGGGCAGAAAGAGCATGAGGAACGCTATTCGATCCGGAGGTCCAAACAGAAACCCCGGAAAAACATGTTCCTCGGACGAATTAGTGGGTGAAAACCACCGAGAATTTGGCACTCGGGATCGGTGATTTGGAGTGCCTTTGCAGATGCTCAAACACTCGCTCGGGGCTCCGCAGAATGGGGCCGCCCCTACCGTCTCGCCGTCGCTTCGACCCATTGCTTCGACCCATTGCAGGGTGCGGGCCGAAGCGACGGCGAGGCGGAAGGGGCTCAATCGAACCATTTTTCAAGAAAGGAAATGCATCAGGCTGGCAAAGTGATTATTGGTATGGGTGACTAAACCTTCCAGTAACCAAGTGCCAACTCGATGCAACTAAAGACTATCTTCAATCGCGTAACGAACGACAAGCCTTTTGTCGTCGATCATGTTCAATTCGCTGAAAATGATTCGACTCTGAGCATTGAATTGACGATGCGTCGAGTGAACTGTGCAACCTGTAATGCGAAGGTGATTGCCAAGAAGGTGCCTCACGCGATTCATATCCTGGACCGTTTTCACATCATGCATCGGCAGGTAAGTTTCTTGTTGCTTGGTGTACTCGCGCGATGAGAAGCAAAATCGATCCGATGAAGGAATTTGCTAAGACGCTCCGCAAGAAACGCGAATTGCTGCTGAACTGGTCTCGAGCCGGAGGGACGTTGTTATCCGCCGTTGTAGAAGGTTTTAACAACAAGCTAAAACGGATTACCAGAAAATCCAACGGTTTTCGCACCCCAGAAGCTTACGAAACATCGCTCTATCACAACCTTGGCGCGCTGCCCGAGCCAAAATTCACCCACAGATTCTTCTAAGCAAGCTCATTTTGTTGTTCACCCGCGCCGCGAAGTTGTCGGCGTTTCTGCCTTTCCGCATCGCGTTTGGCCCGCTCACGTTTCTTTTCCGCTTTGCGAACCTTCTTGTCACTCGGGACGAAAAGCATCGGCTAGACCGAGGGCAATCGGTAAGGATCGCGATAAGCCTTGCTCAGCAGCGCGTTGGCTTCGTCGCAGTCCTTGAAGCGTTCGGTGGCTGGATCGAGATCAAGACGACCTTCGGTGCGAAAGGCGATTTCGGCAAGATGCACGAGAGCACAGGATCGATGGGCCACTTCGGGACGTGCCTTGGTATGGAGGTCACGGGTGCGAACCGCATTCAAGAATTCGGCCATATGTTCCGCGTACCCTCGTTCCGAGCGGACATCGCCCTCCGTTGGCCCTGGTTCTGATTTGGGACCGAGGAAAACTCGGAACGCACCTCGCCGCGAAAAGATCATGTAGCCTTCGGTGCCGTAGAAAATGTTGCCGTTGTCGAATCCGTGAATGCCATAGGACGTAAACGGGTAGTTTTCGTAGATGAGCAACCGCCCATCTGCGAACTGCCAACTGACATTCATGTTGTCCGGGTATTCGCTGGCGTGACCATGCAGCATCATCCGGCTACCACGAGCCGTGATTTGGGTCGGTGCGGAATCAACGCCAAGACCCCAGCATGCCATGTCAATGTCGTGAATGCCATCGTCGCCAATTTCTCCATTGGCATAGTCGCGAAACATCCGCCAGGTTCCATGGAAACGGTGTTGGTTAAACGGGCGTTTGGGCGCTGGCCCAAGCCAACGGTCATAGTTGACTTGCTCGGGTGCTGCGGAGTCGGCGACTGGCTTGACCGTGTTTCGCATCTCTGCGGTCCAAGCTTTGGCAATCTTGATCTCACCGATCACGCCGTCGGCGAGCAGCTTGCCAGCGCGATCCGTGACAGGGCTATTTCGCATTTGGCTGCCCTGTTGCACCACACGCTGATACTTCTTTGCAGCACGAATGATCGCATGTCCTTCGTCGTAAACGTGCGAGATTGGCTTTTCCAGATAAACATCTTTGCCAGCGGCCATGGCTGCAATCGCGATCGGCGCATGCCAATGATGGGGTGTTGCGACCACAACCGCGTCGACGTCGGGATCGGTCAAAACGTCTTCGAATTCAGCAGTCCGCTTTGCTTCCTTGGGCTGAAACCCAGCCATGTTTTTCGCGGTACGATCAACCTGAGCTGAGTCGACATCACACAGCCACGAAATGGATACGGCTTCTTTGCGGCTGACCAATCCTTTCAGGTGGTGATTCATGATGCTGCCGCAGCCAATCAAGCCAAGGTTGACGGTTTCTGGCTTTGACGTTTCTGCGGCAAACACTCCTGGCATTGCCTGAGCCGCAGCAAGAACGGCTGCTGTTTGTGTACCAGCTTGCAGAATGTGGCGTCGGGTAACATTCGTCGTCATTCGAGAACTCGGGGGTAAAGGAGGTGCAACAAGCGGGTGGATGTCAAATCACGCAAAACCTTAACGCAACCGGCGAGAAGGACTATTGGCTCAAACAATACAACGATGTCCGCCCTCGTACAAAAATGGTTCCGTCGGAAACCGCTGGCGAAGCAAGGGTTCGGTCCTGCAATTGGTTTTCCGACAACCGACGAAAATCCTTTGACGCAGACACGACGGTCGCCAATCCATCCATGTTGAAAAAGTAAACCTTTCCGTCGGCGGCGAGTAGCGAAGCTCGGTACTCGCCTGCAAGTCGTTCTTTCCAATGTTCTTGACCGGTGTGGAGGTCGAGGCAGCGAGCGATCCCATTGTTTGAAATGAAGAAGACGAAATCCTCCCAAACCACTGGCGACGGACTGTCGGATGTGCCTTGGTCAAACGACCAGACGATGTCCTTTCGGCTCAAGTCACCGTCGCCGCTTGGCCGGATGGCCAACATCGCTTGCCGCATGCCCTGGGTGGCGATGATCAATTGGTCGGCTACGATCGGGTTGGGAATCACGCGGTTCCCATCTAGGTCGGACAAACGCCAAAGCTGCTTGCCGGTTGCCGGGTCGTAGGCATCGAGCATCTGACCGCCCATCACAATCAACTCCGTTCGTTCGCCGGCGTGGCGCAGTAGAGGCGTTGTGTATCCATCACCGTGTTCGCCTCTGGCAGAGGTCATCCGCATCGTCTTCCATTTTTGTTTGCCCGTGCGTTTGTCGTGAGCGACAACGTAGCTGGGGGAAACGTCGCCTGG
It contains:
- a CDS encoding ABC transporter ATP-binding protein; the encoded protein is MSILELSEVSYRVGERFILDRVSWQVRAGQHWAILGANGAGKTTLLRIACGYLWSNAGGEVTRLGCPFVDLSELRKSIGWVTLDMQARIPRDEPALDTVLSGRFAQIGLRRRLLRDELQPHLIDEAHGQLAALDADGLATQAFATLSQGEKQKVLIARARMAKPLVIFLDEPCSGLDPGAREKLLATLEQLAQQSDDISLVLVTHHVEEIMPSFANTLAMADGRVVAAGKTSDLLTADLLTDLYQVAAPRLVHSDRRVWPIW
- a CDS encoding transposase, producing the protein MQLKTIFNRVTNDKPFVVDHVQFAENDSTLSIELTMRRVNCATCNAKVIAKKVPHAIHILDRFHIMHRQVSFLLLGVLAR
- a CDS encoding transposase, with translation MRSKIDPMKEFAKTLRKKRELLLNWSRAGGTLLSAVVEGFNNKLKRITRKSNGFRTPEAYETSLYHNLGALPEPKFTHRFF
- a CDS encoding Gfo/Idh/MocA family protein, with protein sequence MTTNVTRRHILQAGTQTAAVLAAAQAMPGVFAAETSKPETVNLGLIGCGSIMNHHLKGLVSRKEAVSISWLCDVDSAQVDRTAKNMAGFQPKEAKRTAEFEDVLTDPDVDAVVVATPHHWHAPIAIAAMAAGKDVYLEKPISHVYDEGHAIIRAAKKYQRVVQQGSQMRNSPVTDRAGKLLADGVIGEIKIAKAWTAEMRNTVKPVADSAAPEQVNYDRWLGPAPKRPFNQHRFHGTWRMFRDYANGEIGDDGIHDIDMACWGLGVDSAPTQITARGSRMMLHGHASEYPDNMNVSWQFADGRLLIYENYPFTSYGIHGFDNGNIFYGTEGYMIFSRRGAFRVFLGPKSEPGPTEGDVRSERGYAEHMAEFLNAVRTRDLHTKARPEVAHRSCALVHLAEIAFRTEGRLDLDPATERFKDCDEANALLSKAYRDPYRLPSV
- a CDS encoding outer membrane protein assembly factor BamB family protein, whose product is MQRFLISTLPLLCFFVVVNSSQADNWPQWRGPTGDGVIEETEVPTEWDEESGVQWKCPLPGWGDSTPAIWGDAVFVTSCVDEESLVLLKINKKTGEVEWTRQVGTATALRVKVLKKVPEMRRHQQFHDSHNMASPSPTTDGELVIAHFGNGDLAAYDFQGNLLWKRNLQQDHGDYTIWWGHANSPVLHGDLVISVCMQDSCSDLPGDVSPSYVVAHDKRTGKQKWKTMRMTSARGEHGDGYTTPLLRHAGERTELIVMGGQMLDAYDPATGKQLWRLSDLDGNRVIPNPIVADQLIIATQGMRQAMLAIRPSGDGDLSRKDIVWSFDQGTSDSPSPVVWEDFVFFISNNGIARCLDLHTGQEHWKERLAGEYRASLLAADGKVYFFNMDGLATVVSASKDFRRLSENQLQDRTLASPAVSDGTIFVRGRTSLYCLSQ